The following coding sequences are from one Bradyrhizobium sp. WSM471 window:
- a CDS encoding cupin domain-containing protein: MEITVAGTRPTRRAPGEHFTGTVWQDPVIMAPAPARLNCSRVSFEPGARTNWHHHPLGQTLYVISGVGRVQSKGGPVIEIRPGDTVWIPPGELHWHGGSPTNGMTHIAMQEALDGVFSTWLEPVTDAEYGAAVG; the protein is encoded by the coding sequence ATGGAGATCACTGTTGCAGGCACGCGGCCGACACGCCGTGCGCCCGGGGAACACTTCACCGGCACCGTGTGGCAGGACCCCGTGATCATGGCGCCCGCGCCGGCGCGGCTGAATTGTTCGCGCGTCTCGTTCGAGCCCGGCGCGCGCACCAACTGGCATCACCATCCGCTCGGGCAGACGCTCTATGTGATTTCGGGAGTCGGCCGGGTCCAGTCCAAGGGCGGGCCTGTCATCGAAATCCGTCCCGGCGACACCGTCTGGATTCCGCCGGGCGAACTGCACTGGCACGGTGGGTCGCCGACCAACGGCATGACCCACATCGCGATGCAGGAAGCGCTCGACGGCGTGTTCTCGACCTGGCTGGAGCCCGTGACCGACGCGGAATACGGCGCGGCGGTCGGCTAA
- a CDS encoding DUF1993 family protein, which produces MYDASVGLFVPYLRNLSALLDKGVAYAETRKFNPAVLLGMRMAPDMYDLAQQIGEACRHATVAAALLADREPVTLPVLEHDMAGLQARIATSIEFIESLPRAEIDAAADRNVFFRLKNGTELPFTGRTLLLTFSVPQFFFHVTTAYDLLRHAGVELVKKDYLGRR; this is translated from the coding sequence ATGTATGACGCCTCGGTCGGACTCTTCGTGCCGTATCTGCGCAACCTGTCCGCACTGCTCGACAAGGGCGTTGCCTATGCCGAAACCCGGAAGTTCAACCCGGCCGTCCTGCTCGGCATGCGCATGGCGCCCGACATGTACGATCTGGCGCAACAGATCGGTGAGGCCTGCCGCCATGCCACGGTCGCCGCGGCCTTGCTCGCCGACCGCGAGCCGGTGACGCTGCCGGTGCTGGAGCACGACATGGCCGGACTCCAGGCCCGCATCGCGACGTCGATCGAGTTCATCGAAAGCCTGCCGCGCGCGGAGATCGACGCGGCGGCGGACCGGAATGTCTTCTTCAGGCTGAAGAACGGGACCGAGTTGCCCTTCACGGGGCGGACGCTGCTGCTGACCTTCAGCGTTCCGCAGTTCTTCTTTCACGTCACGACCGCCTACGACCTGTTGCGGCACGCAGGCGTCGAGCTCGTGAAGAAGGATTATCTCGGACGACGATGA
- a CDS encoding DUF2147 domain-containing protein, whose translation MRKLLATAAFLLASTAAQAQYTFDYGGRTIRIDPDRGTVQIPGVYDNTGQGKAKKAKNDAKGAPKADPQAPQQAKADPQSPANPAPAPAPVTAPPAAEQAAVQAPVQAPVAVAPPAPPAPPATTANNAPAEDALVPPPQPAPSAAPTVAAVPPAPPPAPAVAAAPPAPSPPPVPAPAPAPVQSAAVAPPAPATAPTRDLNSPLGVWLTEEKEGKVRIEQCGSNLCGYSVDSKSNQNGEQVLINMKPGKDQNKDQKWSGRILDPNSGSTYDSTIALKGTDRLRVQGCAFGGMFCGGQIWTRVN comes from the coding sequence ATGAGGAAGCTGTTGGCCACGGCCGCATTCCTTTTGGCGAGCACCGCTGCGCAGGCGCAGTACACCTTCGACTATGGCGGGCGTACCATCCGCATCGATCCCGACCGCGGCACGGTGCAAATCCCCGGGGTCTACGACAACACCGGCCAGGGCAAGGCGAAGAAAGCCAAGAACGATGCCAAGGGGGCTCCCAAAGCGGACCCGCAGGCACCGCAACAGGCCAAGGCTGACCCGCAGTCGCCTGCCAATCCGGCGCCGGCCCCGGCACCTGTCACGGCACCCCCGGCGGCCGAGCAGGCCGCTGTCCAAGCTCCCGTCCAAGCTCCCGTGGCCGTCGCGCCGCCTGCCCCGCCGGCGCCTCCGGCCACCACGGCTAACAACGCTCCGGCGGAAGACGCGCTGGTGCCGCCGCCTCAGCCGGCCCCAAGTGCTGCCCCGACGGTGGCCGCAGTACCGCCCGCACCACCGCCAGCCCCGGCCGTCGCAGCCGCGCCTCCGGCGCCGTCTCCGCCTCCCGTCCCGGCGCCTGCACCTGCCCCCGTTCAGTCGGCGGCCGTCGCGCCGCCAGCTCCCGCAACCGCGCCCACGCGCGATCTCAATTCGCCGCTCGGCGTCTGGCTCACCGAGGAGAAGGAAGGCAAGGTCCGGATCGAGCAATGCGGCAGCAATCTCTGCGGTTACTCGGTCGATTCGAAATCGAACCAGAATGGCGAGCAGGTTCTGATCAACATGAAGCCCGGCAAGGACCAGAACAAGGACCAGAAATGGTCCGGCCGCATCCTCGATCCGAACTCCGGCTCGACCTACGATTCAACCATCGCGCTGAAGGGCACCGATCGCCTGCGCGTCCAGGGCTGCGCCTTCGGCGGCATGTTCTGCGGCGGCCAGATCTGGACGCGGGTGAACTGA
- a CDS encoding transporter substrate-binding domain-containing protein produces MTSRILATLAVVLLASLSAHAQQTAPSRLDEIVKRGTLRVGMTGDYKPFTYLDKTTQQFNGFDVDMAEALGKALGVKVEFVPTAWPKLMKDFEADQFDIAMGGVSVTLDRQKKGFFSAPIMREGKTPIARCADVGKYQNITDIDKKGTRVIVNPGGTNERFARANIKEADITVFPDNTVIFDEIAKGNADLMMTDASETRYQQKQHQGVLCAVHPDKPFDFSEKAYWLQRDMALKAFVDQWLHISMQDGSYKKIYAAWFD; encoded by the coding sequence ATGACCAGTCGAATTCTGGCGACTTTGGCCGTGGTCCTGCTGGCAAGCCTGTCGGCCCACGCACAGCAGACGGCGCCGTCCCGCCTCGACGAGATCGTCAAGCGCGGCACGTTGCGCGTCGGCATGACCGGCGACTACAAGCCCTTCACCTATCTCGACAAGACGACGCAGCAGTTCAACGGCTTCGATGTCGACATGGCGGAGGCGCTCGGCAAGGCGCTCGGCGTCAAGGTCGAATTCGTGCCGACGGCCTGGCCGAAGCTGATGAAGGATTTCGAGGCCGATCAGTTCGACATCGCCATGGGCGGCGTCTCGGTCACGCTCGACCGGCAGAAGAAGGGCTTCTTCTCCGCGCCGATCATGCGCGAGGGCAAGACGCCGATCGCGCGCTGTGCCGACGTCGGCAAATACCAGAACATCACCGACATCGACAAGAAGGGCACCCGCGTGATCGTCAATCCCGGCGGCACCAACGAGCGCTTCGCGCGTGCCAACATCAAGGAAGCCGACATCACCGTCTTCCCGGACAATACCGTGATCTTCGACGAGATCGCCAAGGGCAATGCCGACCTGATGATGACCGACGCCTCCGAGACGCGCTACCAGCAGAAGCAGCATCAAGGCGTGCTCTGCGCGGTGCATCCCGACAAGCCGTTCGACTTCTCCGAGAAGGCCTATTGGCTCCAGCGCGACATGGCGCTGAAGGCGTTCGTCGACCAATGGCTGCACATTTCCATGCAGGACGGCAGCTACAAGAAGATCTACGCCGCCTGGTTCGATTAG
- a CDS encoding hydroxyacid dehydrogenase — translation MSTNKKKIFVTQTLSQGARALLTQRDDIELIEFPNLISARDFEALLKSHAPVHGVALGATAFGETELEASKDMKVVTRIGVGYDAVDVPALSRRKVPLMVAGSANSPSVAEQALFMMLTLAKRAQEMHSCVKDGKWADRLGMLPFDLYGKTVLIIGFGRIGTRTAKRCLAMDMNVQVYDPYKGAAEIKAAGCEPVADLDAALPHADFVTIHCPKTPETVGLFDAARIGRMKPKSYLINTARGGIVKEAALYDALVSGKLAGAGIDVFEVEPPPVSNALFALPNVIMAPHVAGVTVEAVSRMSEQTARNILSVLDGDPIRQNIINQDVLG, via the coding sequence ATGTCGACCAACAAGAAGAAAATCTTTGTCACGCAAACTTTGTCGCAAGGGGCGCGCGCCCTCCTCACCCAGCGAGATGACATCGAGCTCATCGAGTTTCCGAACCTGATCTCCGCCAGGGATTTCGAGGCCTTGCTGAAGAGCCACGCGCCGGTCCATGGCGTGGCGCTCGGCGCCACCGCTTTCGGCGAGACCGAGCTCGAAGCCTCGAAGGACATGAAGGTGGTGACCCGGATCGGCGTCGGCTACGACGCCGTCGACGTCCCCGCCCTCTCCCGCCGCAAGGTGCCGCTGATGGTCGCGGGCAGCGCGAACTCGCCCTCGGTCGCCGAGCAGGCGCTGTTCATGATGCTGACGCTGGCCAAACGTGCGCAGGAGATGCATTCCTGCGTCAAGGACGGCAAATGGGCCGACCGCCTCGGCATGCTGCCGTTCGATCTCTACGGCAAGACCGTCCTCATCATCGGCTTCGGCCGTATCGGCACCCGCACCGCCAAGCGCTGCCTGGCGATGGACATGAATGTACAGGTCTATGATCCCTACAAGGGAGCCGCGGAGATCAAGGCAGCCGGCTGCGAGCCGGTCGCCGATCTCGATGCCGCGCTGCCGCACGCAGATTTCGTCACCATCCACTGCCCGAAGACGCCGGAGACCGTCGGCCTGTTCGACGCGGCGCGGATCGGCCGGATGAAGCCGAAATCCTATCTCATTAACACCGCGCGCGGCGGCATCGTGAAGGAGGCGGCGCTGTACGACGCACTGGTCTCGGGCAAGCTCGCCGGCGCCGGCATCGACGTGTTCGAGGTCGAGCCGCCGCCGGTCAGCAACGCGCTATTCGCACTGCCCAACGTCATCATGGCCCCCCACGTCGCCGGCGTCACGGTCGAGGCGGTGAGCCGGATGAGCGAGCAGACCGCGCGCAACATCCTGAGTGTGCTGGACGGCGATCCCATCCGGCAGAACATCATCAATCAGGACGTCTTGGGCTAG
- a CDS encoding IS110 family transposase — MSQIIRIGMDTSKYIFQLHGVDASEQVVLRKRLSRKAMLEFFAKLPPTVVVIEACGAAHHLARELGKLGHTVKLIAPQLVKPYVPRNKNDGRDAEGLCEASSRPRMRYVPVKTAEQQAALMLLGVREQLVGRRTQLSNTIRGHAAEFGLTAAQGLDKLAAFLAAIERDERVPVLSRELFVMLARQYDQVQTELKAIEAKLLAWHRANATSRRLAQVPGIGPVTAAALVMKAPDPHAFRSGRLFAAWLGLTPKDHSTAGKTRLGKITRAGDERLRQLLVVGATVVVKQATGKHRRGSRWLLDLLQRKTPKQAAVALANKTARIAWKLMTTGEDYDSARFDAKSDAEVAAAA, encoded by the coding sequence GTGAGCCAGATTATCCGCATTGGGATGGATACGTCGAAGTATATTTTCCAGCTCCATGGCGTCGATGCGTCGGAGCAAGTCGTGCTGCGCAAGCGGCTTAGCCGCAAAGCGATGCTGGAGTTTTTTGCGAAGCTGCCGCCCACGGTGGTCGTGATCGAGGCTTGTGGGGCGGCTCACCACTTGGCACGGGAGCTCGGCAAGCTGGGACACACGGTCAAGCTGATTGCGCCGCAACTGGTGAAGCCCTACGTGCCGCGGAACAAGAACGACGGACGCGATGCGGAGGGGCTTTGCGAGGCGTCGAGCCGGCCGCGGATGCGATATGTGCCTGTAAAGACGGCGGAGCAGCAGGCCGCACTGATGCTGCTTGGCGTCCGCGAGCAATTGGTCGGGCGTCGCACGCAACTCTCCAACACGATCCGGGGTCATGCGGCGGAGTTCGGTCTGACCGCAGCCCAAGGGCTGGACAAGCTTGCTGCGTTCCTGGCCGCGATCGAGCGGGACGAACGTGTGCCCGTGCTGAGCCGCGAGCTTTTTGTGATGCTTGCTCGGCAATACGACCAGGTGCAGACCGAGCTGAAGGCGATCGAGGCCAAATTGCTGGCTTGGCACCGTGCCAACGCCACAAGCCGGCGCTTGGCGCAGGTCCCTGGGATCGGGCCAGTTACGGCGGCCGCGCTGGTGATGAAGGCGCCTGATCCGCACGCCTTCCGTTCGGGACGATTGTTCGCAGCCTGGCTCGGCCTGACGCCCAAAGACCATTCCACCGCTGGAAAGACCAGGCTCGGCAAGATAACCCGAGCCGGCGACGAGAGATTACGTCAACTTCTTGTGGTCGGGGCGACCGTGGTAGTCAAGCAAGCGACCGGGAAGCACCGTCGTGGATCGCGCTGGCTGCTCGACCTGCTCCAGCGCAAGACGCCGAAGCAGGCAGCCGTGGCGCTGGCCAACAAGACTGCACGCATCGCCTGGAAGCTGATGACGACGGGAGAGGATTATGACAGCGCGCGGTTCGATGCCAAAAGCGATGCCGAAGTGGCCGCCGCCGCGTAG